A part of Fusarium oxysporum Fo47 chromosome III, complete sequence genomic DNA contains:
- a CDS encoding 3-hydroxyacyl-CoA dehydrogenase, producing the protein MAASIFRMPSMAAARHARCFSSSPRQYAAAEVKKLGVIGAGQMGLGIALVAAQKAQVPVTLIDTSDKALDKGIAFAEKLLAKDVSKSRITQEQADSARSLLSTSTKMEDLSSADMVIEAVPELPNLKFDIFGKLAQICPKHAILATNTSSISITRIAAATTKDPTDTSASSRVVSTHFMNPVPVQKGVEIISGLQTSQDTLDTAIEFCKRMGKITSVSADSPGFLANRILMPYINEAIICLETGVGDRDSIDAIMKNGTNVPMGPLQLADFIGLDTCLSIMKVLYEETADSKYRPSVLLKNMVNAGWYGKKSGKGFYDY; encoded by the exons ATGGCTGCTTCAATCTTTCGAATGCCTTCTATGGCAGCTGCGCGTCATGCTCGCTGCTTCAGCTCTTCACCTCGACAATATGCCGCCGcagaggtcaagaagcttggtgtTATTGGTGCGGGTCAAATG GGATTAGGGATTGCTCTTGTTGCAGCTCAAAAGGCTCAGGTTCCCGTTACCTTGATTGATACTTCAGACAAGGCTCTGGACAAGGGCATCGCCTTTGCTGAGAAACTCCTAGCAAAGGATGTCTCCAAGTCAAGGATCACACAGGAGCAGGCCGACAGCGCTCGTTCTCTTCTCAGTACGAGCACCAAAATGGAAGATCTCTCCTCTGCAGACATGGTCATCGAGGCTGTTCCTGAGCTGCCCAATCTCAAGTTTGACATATTTGGCAAGCTGGCTCAGATCTGCCCCAAGCATGCTATTCTCGCTACAAACACTTCTTCTATCTCCATCACACGCATCGCCGCTGCCACGACCAAGGATCCCACTGATACCTCAGCTTCCTCTCGTGTTGTGTCGACACACTTCATGAACCCCGTCCCTGTACAGAAGGGCGTTGAGATCATCAGCGGTCTACAGACCAGCCAGGACACTCTCGACACTGCCATTGAGTTCTGCAAGCGCATGGGAAAGATCACTTCGGTGTCCGCCGACTCTCCCGGATTCCTTGCCAATCGTATCCTCATGCCTTACATCAACGAGGCGATTATCTGTCTTGAGACTGGCGTTGGAGACCGTGATTCCATTGATGCCATCATGAAGAACGGCACAAACGTGCCCATGGGTCCTCTTCAGCTTGCTGATTTCATTGGTCTCGATACATGTCTTTCTATCATGAAGGTTCTGTATGAGGAGACCGCCGACTCCAAATACAGGCCGAGTGTGTTGCTGAAGAACATGGTCAACGCTGGGTGGTATGGTAAGAAGAGCGGCAAGGGCTTTTACGACTACTGA
- a CDS encoding timeless protein-domain-containing protein: protein MELADGSTDIVHPEVRAHINSLVSALGGISADSDGGYQLGDDALEVLRDLKRWIRFYDEKTNRMDVARCIHEANLVEGDLLPILSTWPENATDSKFKSRMALACFELMVPLTWPMARDRERMTVNHHRHMPVLELAQVGYKRAVVNYDGARVLHTAIRVALPSMAIPIGDRTQRDQGIIKLVLFFLRNIAMIEPPPDVKYEGDESQISRSATIDAFSYQDIFLVLLTLASNMGEDFRAEDTPVMEIIYHLVKQVDIEKLFMNEQQLSKAKAGELADMMSKESSMLKAYNRKGPTRHNRFGTMIWVKRDDGKMSSLSGQDALADASTRNQKMDNSKTFRPPRRARKGDKDEKDLGLPTKLNSRAYDQLRSFVEDFLDSGFNPLFQHVRKTIDREAPHVMQYHRRQFFYLVAWFLEAERMRRKARKQSSQNPSEDISSFNLVAGVLNQEMFITLNKALHESLEMKDWHELTAVMRCFTQILLTVQEMSESGNEDNEEIAENVLSRLFYEEATHDAIATIIRTYKDQSFNYLDAATELVHHFLRILEGYSKQNIDMQVRSRKRTRRKKKAAQDAAGIENDNDENDGSDNDAASAERTTKERKFDFHRFATRFTPQSVVDTFVAFTKYYRDLTDSQLKRAHRYFYRVAFKAEASVMLFRVDIIHLFYNMIKGPAALEKSSRVFKEWEELVKQVLRKCFKKLEQRPELLVEMLFSKGSSTAFFLEYGFERQTVTTASKAKPAAELVFKNTEELDRQIAIVVGAMLDKNQANHVAWIKKILGDAESERKAFMAAEEVMASVEPVQDEAEEQPTESGPKAPPIFYVRPDDKDRRNAMFKNSHMRLLMKLVGLQLLDPASEETPESAWIIPSDVSADVLKDAIHYINQAEFSPPTFEEGVLAEHQLKRKSAPRKKADFDDDEDGEPDDPMFGPLGPTVRRPIDEEDGPKKSPRKRRPRKELTEEERQKKRKERRRKEQDRLMSFRSEEFVRPEDDETDSEYDEAFFAREREIKAKAAAIRHVAERLPVPRKPTRKRGIAATESASSSEEHQEGSGDSESGHDSDPGDDFILRAMNTTLEEENEGQPEGTLPDGSDGESRKRRRISVEKTQPDEDEEMGGVNKNGDEDEDEAPVVTRRPRVRGGFVVDSDDDE, encoded by the exons ATGGAGTTGGCAGATGGATCAACAGATATTGTGCACCCGGAAGTGCGAGCACATATCAATAGTCTTGTCTCAGCG CTTGGAGGTATCAGCGCCGACAGCGATGGCGGCTATCAACTCGGTGACGATGCCCTCGAGGTTCTTCGAGATCTAAAGCGATGGATACGCTTCTACGACGAAAAGACGAATCGGATGGACGTTGCGCGATGCATACACGAGGCGAACCTGGTCGAGGGTGACCTGCTCCCCATTCTCTCGACGTGGCCCGAAAACGCCACGGACAGCAAATTCAAGTCCAGGATGGCCTTGGCTTGCTTCGAACTCATGGTTCCTCTCACCTGGCCAATGGCAAGAGACAGAGAGCGAATGACGGTCAATCACCACCGCCATATGCCGGTCCTGGAGCTTGCTCAGGTTGGATATAAGCGAGCCGTTGTCAACTACGACGGAGCTCGCGTACTTCATACAGCTATACGGGTGGCTCTCCCGTCCATGGCAATACCGATTGGCGATCGAACACAACGTGATCAAGGCATCATCAAGCtggtcttgttcttcctcCGTAACATCGCCATGATCGAGCCTCCCCCTGATGTCAAATACGAAGGCGATGAGTCTCAAATATCTCGATCCGCCACTATCGATGCATTCTCATACCAAGATATCTTCCTCGTGCTCTTAACACTTGCCTCGAACATGGGAGAGGATTTTCGAGCCGAAGATACACCTGTCATGGAGATTATATACCATTTAGTGAAACAAGTCGACATTGAAAAGCTCTTCATGAATGAGCAGCAGCTAAGTaaggccaaggctggagAGCTCGCCGATATGATGAGTAAGGAGTCGTCCATGTTGAAGGCATACAACCGCAAAGGCCCAACTCGCCACAACCGATTCGGCACTATGATTTGGGTGAAGCGAGACGACGGCAAGATGTCATCACTTTCGGGTCAAGATGCGCTGGCTGATGCCTCGACGAGAAACCAAAAGATGGACAACTCAAAGACTTTCCGACCTCCTCGCCGAGCACGAAAAGGGGATAAAGATGAGAAAGATCTCGGATTACCAACTAAGCTTAATTCTCGTGCTTATGACCAGTTGCGATCGTTTGTCGAAGACTTCCTTGACTCGGGCTTCAACCCCCTATTCCAACATGTCCGCAAAACCATCGATAGGGAGGCACCACATGTAATGCAGTATCATCGCCGTCAGTTTTTCTACTTGGTGGCATGGTTCCTAGAAGCCGAGCGCATGAGGCGCAAGGCAAGGAAACAGTCGAGTCAGAATCCCAGCGAGGATATCAGCAGTTTCAACCTTGTTGCAGGTGTTCTCAACCAGGAGATGTTCATCACTCTCAATAAGGCTCTCCATGAGTCACTCGAGATGAAAGATTGGCATGAACTAACCGCCGTTATGCGTTGTTTTACCCAGATTCTTCTCACAGTGCAGGAAATGTCAGAGTCAGGCAACGAGGACAACGAAGAGATCGCCGAAAACGTGCTTAGTCGTCTATTTTACGAAGAAGCAACCCACGATGCAATTGCCACCATCATTAGAACTTACAAGGACCAAAGCTTCAACTACCTTGACGCTGCCACGGAACTGGTCCACCACTTCCTCCGTATCCTGGAAGGATACTCTAAGCAGAACATCGATATGCAAGTTCGCTCGCGGAAGCGCACTCggcgaaagaagaaggctgccCAAGACGCTGCAGGAATCGAAAATGACAACGACGAGAATGACGGTTCAGATAATGACGCCGCATCCGCCGAGCGAACCACTAAAGAACGAAAGTTCGACTTTCATCGCTTTGCGACGCGTTTCACGCCCCAGAGCGTAGTGGATACATTTGTCGCTTTCACCAAGTATTACCGTGATCTAACAGACTCGCAACTCAAGCGGGCGCATCGATACTTCTATCGCGTGGCTTTCAAAGCAGAAGCGAGTGTCATGCTATTCCGTGTGGATATAATCCACCTCTTTTACAACATGATCAAGGGCCCTGCTGCGCTTGAAAAGTCCTCTAGAGTGTTCAAGGAGTGGGAAGAGTTAGTGAAGCAGGTACTGCGAAAATgtttcaagaagcttgaacAGCGGCCAGAGCTGCTTGTGGAGATGCTCTTCAGCAAGGGGTCCAGCACCGCCTTCTTTCTCGAGTACGGCTTCGAACGACAAACTGTCACTACAGCCAGCAAAGCCAAACCTGCAGCTGAGCTGGTCTTCAAAAACACTGAAGAGCTAGACCGACAGATTGCCATTGTCGTTGGAGCAATGCTGGACAAGAACCAGGCAAACCATGTCGCTTGGATCAAGAAAATCCTCGGCGACGCTGAGAGCGAACGTAAAGCTTTCATGGCAGCGGAAGAGGTAATGGCTTCAGTTGAGCCTGTACAAgacgaagctgaagagcagcCAACAGAGTCGGGGCCAAAAGCGCCTCCTATATTtt ACGTGCGCCCGGATGATAAGGACCGTCGGAATGCCATGTTCAAGAACTCTCATATGCGACTCCTTATGAAACTCGTCGGCCTTCAATTATTAGACCCGGCGTCAGAAGAAACACCCGAGTCTGCATGGATCATACCTTCAGATGTGTCTGCCGACGTTCTCAAGGATGCTATCCACTACATCAACCAAGCCGAGTTCAGCCCTCCAACATTTGAGGAGGGTGTTCTGGCAGAACACCAATTGAAACGCAAGAGTGCTCCACGCAAGAAGGCCGAtttcgatgatgatgaggacggCGAGCCTGACGACCCCATGTTCGGACCGCTCGGTCCCACGGTGCGCAGACccattgatgaagaagatggcccCAAGAAGTCGCCCAGGAAACGCAGGCCTCGAAAAGAACTTAccgaagaagaaagacaaaagaAACGTAAAGAAAGGCGAAGAAAAGAGCAAGACAGGTTGATGAGCTTTAGATCAGAAGAGTTTGTAAGGCCCGAGGACGATGAAACGGATTCTGAGTACGACGAAGCCTTCTTCGCTCGAGAACGCGAGATAAAAGCAAAGGCAGCGGCCATTCGCCACGTTGCGGAACGCCTTCCTGTGCCTAGAAAGCCAACTAGAAAGCGTGGGATTGCAGCTACAGAATCTGCATCAAGTAGTGAGGAGCATCAGGAAGGAAGTGGAGATTCTGAATCTGGTCACGATTCTGATCCTGGCGACGATTTCATTCTCAGGGCAATGAATACAACtcttgaggaagagaacGAGGGGCAGCCAGAAGGAACATTGCCAGATGGCAGTGATGGAGAGAGTCGCAAGAGGAGACGAATCAGTGTTGAAAAGACTCAGCctgacgaggatgaggaaatggGCGGCGTGAATAAGAatggagatgaggatgaggatgaagcaCCTGTCGTCACTCGAAGACCGCGTGTACGGGGTGGGTTTGTTGTGgatagtgatgatgatgagtaG
- a CDS encoding HCO3 transporter family-domain-containing protein — MVSASPGHERDHDGMASPRQKQEAWWRIHLFRGMVSDIRRRIPYYVSDWTDAWDYRVVPATVYMYFANILPALAFSLDMFQKTGSNYGVNEVLLSSVLGAAIFSLFAAQPLVIVGVTGPITVFNYTVYDIMKPTGVNYIGFMCWIGIWSLILHWILAVTNSCNWLRWVTRFPCDIFGFYVAFIYLQKGIQVLEHLGRGQEFYLSIVAALLVFMVAYVCGELGGSSLFRHPLRVFLKDYGTPLTIIFFTGFVHFGRMQEVDLEVLPTGIAFEPTSGRDWLVRFWDLSVGDIFLALPFAVLLTILFWFDHNVSSLIAQGSEFPLRKPAGFHWDIFLLGLTTGVAGILGLPFPNGLIPQAPFHTESLCVTKAVKEDDEDGNPVGGGYSFEATHVVEQRFSNFAQGLLTLGTMTGPLLVVLHLIPHGVLAGLFFVMGVQALEGNGITGKLIFLARDRALTPSNSPLLQIRRRSAIWYFVLIELVGFGATFAITQTVAAVGFPVIIFALIPVRALLLPYIFSPEELSLLDQPTASEFIMEGIGGSWGGKDDEKSALQQNDALRRPEHRDSVLAHPGAPRKSQEDLAELGQIQSGQSTATRRRSLERRPQRKSTP; from the exons ATGGTTTCAGCTTCACCAGGACACGAAAGAGACCACGATGGAATGGCCTCGCCTCGACAAAAACAAGAGGCTTGGTGGAGAATCCACCTCTTTCGTGGTATGGTTAGTGACATCCGTCGACGAATACCATACTATGTTAGCGACTGGACGGATGCGTGGGACTATCGTGTAGTCCCTGCTACAGTGTATATGTATTTTGCCAA CATCCTCCCTGCTCTGGCATTTTCTCTCGACATGTTCCAGAAAACAGGGTCAAACTATGGCGTCAACGAAGTTTTACTCTCCTCTGTTCTTGGAGCGGCCATATTCTCTCTATTTGCTGCACAGCCGCTTGTCATCGTCGGAGTTACGG GTCCAATAACCGTCTTCAACTA TACCGTATATGATATCATGAAGCCAACCGGCGTCAATTATATTGGCTTCATGTGCTGGATCGGCAT ATGGTCACTTATCCTTCACTGGATTCTCGCCGTAACGAACTCCTGCAATTGGCTTCGATGGGTCACACGCTTCCCCTGTGATATCTTTGGGTTTTACGTCGCCTTTATCTACCTCCAAAAGGGCATCCAAGTCCTAGAACATCTCGGTAGAGGACAAGAGTTCTATCTCTCCATCGTTGCCgctcttcttgtcttcatGGTAGCATACGTGTGCGGCGAACTTGGCGGAAGCAGTCTTTTCCGCCACCCCTTGCGCGTGTTTCTCAAGGACTATGGCACACCTTTGACAATCATCTTTTTCACTGGATTTGTCCATTTCGGCCGTATGCAGgaggttgatcttgaggttCTACCCACTGGCATCGCCTTTGAGCCTACCAGTGGCCGCGATTGGCTTGTTCGCTTTTGGGATTTGAGCGTGGGTGACATCTTTCTAGCGCTGCCCTTTGCAGTTCTCTTGACCATTCTCTTCTGGTTCGATCATAATG TTTCTTCACTCATCGCCCAAGGCAGCGAGTTTCCACTTCGCAAACCTGCTGGTTTCCACTGGGATATATTCCTCCTCGGTTTGACAACTGGTGTTGCAGGTATCCTTGGCCTACCATTCCCCAATGGTCTCATCCCCCAAGCACCCTTCCATACCGAGTCGCTCTGCGTTACAAAAGCTGtcaaggaagatgatgaagatggcaacCCAGTAGGTGGTGGTTATTCCTTCGAGGCCACACACGTTGTAGAGCAACGATTTTCCAACTTTGCTCAAGGTCTCCTTACTTTGGGCACTATGACGGGGCCTCTTCTAGTGGTTCTTCACTTGATCCCCCATGGTGTGCTCGCGGGTCTATTCTTTGTCATGGGTGTCCAGGCCCTTGAGGGGAATGGTATCACTGGCAAGCTTATTTTCCTAGCTCGCGATCGGGCCCTTACGCCTTCAAACAGCCCCCTACTTCAAATTCGCCGGCGCTCTGCTATCTGGTACTTTGTCCTCATAGAGCTCGTTGGCTTCGGTGCCACTTTTGCTATCACCCAGACTGTAGCCGCTGTCGGCTTCCCCGTCATCATTTTTGCCCTAATACCAGTCCGTGCTCTGTTACTCCCCTACATATTCTCCCCCGAGGAactctctcttcttgacCAACCAACAGCTTCCGAGTTTATCATGGAGGGAATTGGGGGGTCATGGGGCGGCAAGGACGACGAGAAGTCTGCTTTGCAGCAGAACGATGCCCTCCGCCGTCCAGAACATCGCGATAGTGTGCTTGCGCATCCTGGTGCTCCTAGAAAGAGCCAGGAGGATCTTGCAGAGCTAGGTCAAATACAATCTGGGCAGAGCACAgcgacaagaaggaggagtttgGAGAGACGACCACAAAGAAAGTCAACCCCATAG
- a CDS encoding peptidase family M41-domain-containing protein, whose product MSRFLRQSSQLARATRLSTQPALRLCARPSLVTRSIPAKTSAAFAIRARTYSSQPPPPGKDPRSNPDKDDEHGSKPLNQHSAKDGPDGSKSEAPKPPPLPEGWIHLNKEELAHLEEFTSRLPEAQRPVAKDILEKLQIVGAPAETRDLLQKQRQNGNLSILDKGRLMRCVYMVTERIIELEDQQDNRDGQFSSFRMDQEPKTQDGKGGADKSKQQQQQQQKGGKPPKNERSGWLEAVQTGIAIGVTVWIAELFANPFSEKEITWQEMRKAFLDKGLVQKLIVVNGSHVRVELHPSATGATGEGGQPARKSYVFSIGSVESFERKLEQAQDELGIPPSERIPVSYEAGGSTLGNLLLAFGPTLLFIGLILWTQRSMGGRGGAGGGMFNFGKSKAKKFNAESAVKVKFSDVAGLEEAKTEIMEFVSFLKQPEKFEKLGAKIPRGAILAGPPGTGKTLLAKATAGESGVPFFSVSGSEFVEMFVGVGPSRVRDLFAEGRKNAPCIIFIDEIDAIGRARQESGRGFGGNDEREATLNQILTEMDGFNTREQVVVLAGTNRADMLDKALMRPGRFDRHIFIDRPTMKGRQEIFKVYLNKIVTNEDHEYLVGRLATLTPGFSGADIANVVNEAALIAARGNADEVKMDHFERAIERVIGGLERKSLVLKPEEKKTVAYHEAGHAICGWFLEHADPLLKVSIIPRGQGALGYAQYLPQDAYLMNTNQLMDRMAMTMGGRVSEELHFPTVTTGASDDFKKVSQMARNMVTQWGMSEKVGPVHFENDPNRMQKPFAESTAQQIDQEVSRIVEAAYQRCRDLLTSKKKEVGLIAQELLKKEVLVRDDMVRILGKRPFGDNEDFEKYFGGGKEESIPPPFPEETDTPKDPPTPAPAFKKLE is encoded by the exons ATGTCGAGATTTTTAAGACAATCAAGCCAGCTCGCACGAGCGACAAGATTGTCAACGCAGCCTGCACTACGATTATGTGCAAGACCGTCACTTGTCACCAGATCGATCCCCGCAAAGACTTCTGCCGCATTCGCCATTCGAGCAAGGACATATTCCTCGCAACCCCCACCTCCCGGCAAAGATCCCCGATCAAACCCCGACAAAGATGATGAGCATGGAAGCAAGCCATTGAATCAACACAGTGCAAAGGATGGGCCCGATGGAAGCAAGTCTGAAGCACCAAAGCCGCCACCTCTGCCCGAAGGCTGGATTCACTTGAATAAGGAGGAACTGGCACATCTCGAGGAATTTACAAGTCGACTTCCAGAGGCTCAAAGGCCGGTGGCGAAGGACATTCTTGAGAAACTTCAAATTGTTGGCGCTCCTGCCGAGACccgagatcttcttcagaagcAACGCCAGAACGGCAACCTTTCGATTCTGGACAAGGGAAGACTTATGCGATGTGTATACATGGTCACAGAACGGATAATAGAGTTGGAGGATCAACAAGACAACCGGGATGGGCAATTTTCATCCTTTCGCATGGACCAGGAACCGAAGACCCAGGACGGAAAGGGTGGCGCTGACAAGTCgaagcaacagcagcagcagcagcagaagggTGGCAAGCCACCGAAGAATGAGCGCAGCGGGTGGCTGGAGGCTGTTCAGACTGGTATCGCCATTGGTGTCACTGTATGGATTGCGGAACTCTTTGCCAACCCTTTctctgagaaggagattaCTTGGCAAGAGATGCGGAAAGCATTCCTGGATAAGGGCCTGGTTCAGAAGCTGATTGTTGTTAACGGCTCACACGTCCGGGTAGAGCTTCATCCATCTGCAACTGGAGCTACTGGTGAGGGCGGGCAACCTGCGAGAAAGAGCTACGTGTTCTCCATAGGATCTGTTGAATCCTTCGAGCGAAAGTTAGAACAGGCGCAAGATGAGCTGGGTATTCCGCCCTCTGAAAGAATACCCGTGAGCTATGAGGCTGGCGGTAGTACCCTTGGCAACCTTCTTCTGGCCTTTGGTCCTACACTGCTCTTCATCGGTTTGATCCTCTGGACTCAGCGGTCAATGGGTGGACgtggtggtgctggaggGGGTATGTTCAACTTCGGCAAGAGCAAGGCTAAGAAGTTCAACGCCGAGAGTGCTGTTAAGGTCAAATTCTCAGATGTTGCTGGCCTCGAAGAGGCAAAAACCGAGATCATGGAGTTTGTGAGCTTCCTGAAGCAGCCCGAGAAATTCGAAAAGCTAGGTGCTAAGATCCCTCGAGGTGCTATCTTAGCTGGTCCTCCTGGTACCGGTAAGACATTGCTTGCCAAGGCCACGGCCGGCGAGTCTGGAGTACCATTCTTCAGTGTGAGCGGTTCTGAGTTCGTTGAAATGTTTGTCGGTGTCGGTCCTTCACGTGTGAGAGATTTGTTCGCCGAAGGACGTAAGAACGCTCCttgcatcatcttcattgatgagattgacgCAATTGGACGTGCGCGACAGGAGAGCGGCAGGGGATTTGGTGGCAACGATGAGCGGGAAGCAACTCTGAACCAGATTCTCACTGAAATGGACGGTTTCAATACCCGCGAGCAGGTTGTTGTTCTTGCTGGCACTAATCGAGCGGATATGCTCGACAAAGCCTTGATGCGACCAGGGCGATTTGACCGACATATCTTCATTGATCGTCCTACGATGAAAGGCCGTCAGGAAATCTTCAAGGTGTATCTGAACAAGATTGTGACGAACGAGGACCATGAATACCTTGTTGGTCGTCTGGCAACTCTGACCCCTGGCTTCTCCGGTGCTGATATTGCCAACGTTGTCAACGAGGCTGCTCTAATTG CTGCCCGAGGCAATGCTGATGAGGTCAAGATGGACCACTTTGAGCGGGCCATTGAGCGGGTTATCGGAGGTCTTGAGCGCAAGTCTCTCGTGCTGAAgccagaggagaagaagactgtTGCATATCATGAGGCCGGCCACGCCATCTGTGGTTGGTTCCTGGAGCATGCTGACCCTCTTCTCAAGGTCTCCATTATTCCCCGCGGCCAAGGTGCTCTGGGTTATGCTCAGTACCTGCCCCAGGATGCTTACCTGATGAACACCAACCAGCTCATGGACCGAATGGCTATGACAATGGGTGGCCGTGTGTCTGAGGAGCTTCATTTCCCCACCGTGACAACAGGTGCTAGTGACGACTTCAAGAAGGTTTCCCAGATGGCACGAAACATGGTGACCCAATGGGGCATGTCCGAGAAGGTGGGCCCTGTTCACTTCGAGAATGACCCCAACCGCATGCAGAAGCCATTTGCCGAATCTACTGCCCAGCAGATCGACCAGGAGGTTTCCCGAATTGTGGAGGCAGCCTACCAGCGTTGCCGAGACCTTCTGACCTCGAAAAAGAAGGAAGTTGGACTAATCGCCCAGGAGttgctcaagaaggaggttcTCGTCCGAGATGACATGGTTCGTATCTTGGGCAAGCGACCATTTGGTGACAAcgaggactttgagaaaTACTTTGGTGGCGGTAAGGAGGAGAGCATACCCCCACCATTCCCCGAGGAGACAGATACGCCTAAGGACCCCCCTACCCCTGCCCCAGCTTTCAAAAAGCTTGAGTAG
- a CDS encoding S-adenosylmethionine-dependent methyltransferase: MPRIQPSLLRRARRLSPHIASLLPACRDLNSAQNELRWLRSHADESRSRNKSWLLDNLCRKRGRGEPLQYVIGSQPFGSLDIKCKQGVLIPRPETEAYTFHLTNLVKSGELLGQDVRKLDRGVNVIDFCTGTGCIPLGVFSSLQHSVDNLTVRGVDVSPVALRLAQENIARNIRLGNLMEPTKHKRLDITRANVFSDGDMQQLAVTPWDILVSNPPYISEDIWHHGRGQLGYSVRKYEPRLALVPDKDLPCPSKCNPADVFYARLLDVAELLKPRVVLFEIGDEEQARRVLQLYFNHPIAQKSRTEIWRDLPDFEGAKGAEIVLHLEESKEERRVPVKGDGLIRSILIHNLEWAE, encoded by the coding sequence ATGCCGCGCATTCAGCCGTCTTTGTTGCGGCGTGCTCGGCGCCTTTCGCCACATATTGCAAGCCTTCTTCCCGCTTGCCGGGACCTGAATTCTGCCCAGAATGAGCTACGATGGCTAAGAAGCCATGCCGATGAATCACGGTCACGAAACAAATCATGGCTTTTAGACAATCTATGCCGAAAAAGAGGGCGTGGTGAGCCTCTTCAGTATGTCATCGGCTCTCAGCCATTTGGTTCACTCGACATCAAGTGCAAACAAGGTGTTTTAATACCTAGACCAGAAACCGAAGCATACACTTTCCACCTAACAAACCTCGTCAAATCAGGGGAGCTTTTAGGACAAGACGTAAGGAAACTCGACCGTGGAGTAAACGTAATCGACTTCTGCACAGGAACTGGTTGTATACCCCTTGGAGTTTTCTCATCCCTCCAGCACTCGGTTGACAACTTGACCGTGCGAGGAGTGGATGTTTCGCCTGTAGCCCTCCGACTCGCGCAGGAGAACATCGCACGGAACATCAGGCTTGGAAATTTGATGGAGCCTACAAAACACAAGCGGCTTGACATCACAAGAGCAAACGTTTTCAGTGATGGCGACATGCAGCAGCTCGCCGTTACCCCCTGGGATATTCTCGTGTCTAATCCTCCATATATATCAGAAGATATCTGGCATCATGGCCGTGGGCAACTGGGTTATTCAGTCCGAAAATATGAACCGCGCCTCGCATTGGTTCCCGATAAAGACCTCCCTTGCCCTAGTAAATGCAACCCAGCAGACGTCTTCTACGCACGGCTTTTGGACGTTGCAGAACTCCTAAAGCCGAGGGTAGTACTATTCGAGATCGGCGACGAGGAGCAGGCTCGTCGTGTGTTGCAACTGTACTTCAACCACCCAATTGCCCAAAAGTCAAGGACTGAAATTTGGCGTGACTTGCCTGATTTCGAGGGAGCCAAGGGTGCAGAGATCGTCTTGCATCTCGAGGAATCAAAGGAAGAACGTCGGGTTCCGGTGAAAGGCGATGGTCTTATACGATCCATTCTAATTCACAACCTGGAATGGGCCGAGTGA
- a CDS encoding DNA-directed RNA polymerase gives MNAPDRFELFLLGEGEKKIEEKVFSGMSNTSDFVLMKEDHTLGNLLSEHLKMHPNVYMAGYKIAHPNVPELFIRVQTDGTITPRDVFTSVCEKLIKQLEMLHQEFTREWELRRITNTGEQGNMQNGH, from the exons ATGAACGCGCCTGATCG TTTCGAGCTGTTCCTGCTCGGAGagggcgagaagaagatcgaggaAAAGGTCTTCTCAG GAATGTCCAATACCTCCGATTTTGTCCTCATGAAAGAAGACCACACTCTTGGTAACCTTCTCTCCGAGCACCTGAAGATGCATCCCAATGTCTACATGGCTGGGTATAAGA TCGCTCACCCCAATGTTCCTGAGCTTTTCATACGAGTCCAGACAGACGGAACCATCACCCCTCGCGATGTCTTTACTTCTGTCTGTGAGAAGCTCATTAAACAACTCGAGATGTTGCATCAGGAGTTCACGCGAGAGTGGGAATTGAGACGCATTACCAACACTGGTGAGCAGGGAAACATGCAGAACGGCCACTGA